TTCGGCCGGGCATTCACCGCGATTCTCGACGCCAACCTGACAACCTTGTTGGTCGGCGGGATTCTCTTTGCCATGGGCACCGGCCCGGTCAAAGGCTTCGCAGTGACCATGTCCCTCGGGATCTTTACCTCGATGTTCACGGCCATCATGGTGACCCGCGCGATGGTCAACCTGATCTTCGGCGGTCGTGACTTCAAGAAGTTGTGGATTTAAGGGGCTGCCATGTTACGTACAATCAACTTCATGGGCGTTCGCAACTTCGCGTTCGGCGTCACATTGTTCCTCACGGCATTGGCATTGTTCAGTGTCGCCACCAAGGGCATGAACTGGGGCCTGGACTTCACCGGCGGTACGCTCATCGAGCTGACCTACGAGCGTCCGGCCGATGTCACCAAAGTGCGTGAGCAGCTGGTTACATCGGGTTATCACGAGGCGATCGTACAGAGCTTCGGTGCGACTACCGATTTGCTGGTGCGTATGCCAGGTGAAGACCCGCAGCTGGGTCATCAGGTGGCCGAGGCCTTGCAGAAGGTCGGTGGCGACAACCCTGCGGTGGTCAAGCGCGTCGAATTCGTCGGCCCTCAGGTCGGTGAAGAGCTGCGCGATCAGGGCGGCCTCGGCATGCTGATGGCGCTGGGCGGCATTTTGATCTACCTGGCTTTCCGCTTTCAGTGGAAGTTTGCGGTCGGTGCGATCGTATCCTTGATCCACGACGTGATCGTGACCATCGGTATCCTGTCGTTCTTCCAGATCACCTTCGACCTGACGGTACTGGCGGCGGTGCTGGCGATCATCGGTTACTCGCTCAACGACACCATCGTGGTATTCGACCGGGTTCGTGAGAACTTCCGGGTACTGCGCAAGGCCAGCCTGATCGAGAACATCAACATCTCGACCACGCAAACCCTGCTGCGGACCATGGCGACGTCGATCTCCACTTTGCTGGCGATCGCGGCCCTGTTGTTCTTCGGTGGCGACAACCTGTTCGGCTTCTCCATTGCCCTGTTCATCGGTGTTCTGGCGGGTACTTACTCGTCGATCTACATCGCGAACGTGGTGCTGATCTGGCTGAACCTGAGCAGCGAGGACCTGATTCCTGCTGCGGCGGTCGAGACGGAAGTCGACGACCGTCCATAACGGTTATCACTTTTCCAGCTGTAAGCCGAGAAGGCGCGAGTATTGAACTCGCGCCTTTTTTTATGCTCCAAGGCTGGGAGAAGCGCGGGCATGTCCCGCATGTGATGGTCAGGAGGTTCATGTGAACAAGTCGATGCTGGTTGGTGCAGTATTGGGTGCTGTTGGTGTGACGGCCGGGGGTGCTGTTGCCACCTACAGCCTGGTCAAAAAAAGCGGCCCTGAGTATGCGCAAGTTCTAGCCGTTGAACCGGTCAAGACACAAATCAAGACGCCACGTGAAGTATGCAAGGACGTTGCAGTAACCCGGCAAGCGCCGGTAAAAGATCAACACCAGATCGCCGGTACGGTGGTCGGCGCGCTGGCGGGTGGCCTGTTGGGCAACCAGATCGGCGGCGGCACAGGCAAGAAAATCGCCACAGTGGCCGGTGCGGTCGGCGGCGGTTATGCGGGTAACAAGGTGCAGGAAGGCATGCAGGAGCGTGATACCTACACCACCACTCAAACCCGCTGTAACACCGTGAATGACATCAGCGACAAGGTTGTAGGCTACGACGTTCGTTATTCGCTGGATGGCAAGGAAGGCAAAGTGCGGATGGATCGCGATCCGGGCAACCAGATTCCGGTCGACAAGGAAGGCAAGTTGATCCTGGGGCAGAACGAACCGGCTCAACAATAAGCTGAGCGCCTCACGCAAAAAAGAAGCATCCCGCAGGGGATGCTTTTTTTGTGCGTGCGCCAGGCATGGCGCGTTGCGCGCAAGCGCAACCAGCTTGGCTGTGGTGGCCTCGCTGGTGACTTGGAGGTGAAAGTCCTCTACACACCCGGCAAGGGGAAGTGTTAGCCAGAGGCAAGGGTGTCGCGGGTGACCGCGAATCTGAAGGAAGCCCGAGGCAAAATGCTGGCCTGACGAACAGCAAGCGGATAGAGGCGGCGCAGCGGGGTAAAGGGGCGTGTTTCCCTAAAGCCCAATACTTGCACGGGACGCTGCGACGTAGATCCGACAGGCATAAGCAGGAAGGTCGCGCGAATTACCCTGGGAGATCTGCACGTTTGCCACAGTGCTACCGAGCGTCGAGAGGCGACGGGATGAACGTGCAGAAGTCAGCCGAGGCCGTAGTAAGTGGCGAATAACCCCGTCACCAAGGGCTGAACAAGTTATGCCGCCAGTAGGCGTCAAAGTCTCGTTGAATACCGAAATGCAGAAAGTTCTCCAAGAGAAGACTGTTACTCCGAGTCCCGGACAGTATCCGAGGATGACGGCTGACAGCGCACAGGTATCGGCGGCGTCTGTGACGTGGACGAACGCGGAGCCGGACACGCTGATGGAGCGGGTGCTTGCACCGGTCAACCTTAGGCGTGCGTATCAACGTGTGGTCAGCAACAAGGGCGCACCGGGTGCCGATGGCATGACGGTCGACGACTTGGCGGACTACGTGAAACAGTACTGGCCGACCCTCAAGGTGAGGTTGCTGGCCGGCGAGTATCACCCGCAGGGTGTACGCGCCGTTGACATCCCCAAACCCAAAGGTGGAACACGGCAACTGGGTATTCCCAGCGTCGTGGATCGCTTGATCCAACAGGCACTGCTGCAACAGCTCACGCCAATCTTCGATCCTCTGTTCTCGGACTACAGCTACGGCTTTCGTCGGGGTAGAAGCGCTCACCAAGCCATCGAAACCGCTCGCGGCCACGTGGCAGCGGGTCACCGCTGGTGCGTGGAACTTGATCTCGAGAAGTTCTTTGATCGGGTCAACCACGATGTCCTGATGGCCTACGTGGCGCGTCAAATCGAAGACAAGCGTGTGCTCACGCTGATCCGTCGTTACCTCGAAGCGGGAACGATGTCGGGCGGACTCGTCAGCCGACGGCAGGAAGGGACGCCGCAAGGCGGCCCGCTCTCGCCGTTGCTGTCGAACATCCTGCTCAACGAACTCGACCGCGAACTTGAACGGCGAGGCCATCGCTTCGTGCGTTATGCCGACGACGCGAACATCTATGTGCGCAGCCAGCGAGCTGGCACACGGGTGATGGCCGGTGTTGAGCGTTTCCTGAATCAGCGCCTGAAACTGACGCTGAACCGGGAAAAGAGCCACGTAGCACGGCCTTGGGTCTGCGACTATCTGGGTTATGGGATGAGCTGGCATCAGCAACCGAGGCTGAGAGTGGCGACGATGAGTCTGGGTCGCTTGCGCGACCGGTTAAGAGACCTGCTGCGCGGGGCGCGGGGCCACAAGATGGCGAATGTCATCGAACGGATAAACCCTGTACTGCGCGGGTGGGCAGGCTACTTCAAGCTCAGTCAGAGCAAACGGCCACTTGAGGAAATTGACGGCTGGGTGCGGCGCAAACTTCGCTGCGTCGTCTGGCGTCAATGGAAGCGGCCCTCAACGAGGGCACGTAACTTGATGCGCCTGGGGCTTAGCGAAGCTCGCGCCTGCAAATCAGCCTTCAATGGCCGAGGCCCATGGTGGAGCTCGGGAGCATCTCATATGAATCAGGCGCTGCCGAAGAAGCTATGGGATCAACTTGGGTTGGTCTCGGTACTGGATACGATAAACCGGCTTAGCCGCATAGCTTGAACCGCCGTATACGGATCCGTACGTACGGTGGTGTGAGAGGACGGCGGATGTAAATCCGCCTCCTACTCGATCTCAATTTTATGTGTCAGCGCCAACGTGCTATGAAAGACTCTTCATTTTCCGCGGCCTTACGCCTGCCTGTCTGAGACCCCATGCCTGCCATCGATCATCCCCTGATAGACCAGTTCCTCGACGCCCTGTGGCTGGAAAAAGGCCTTTCCGATAACACCCGCGATGCCTATCGCAGTGACTTGGCCTTGTTCAACGGCTGGTTGCAGGAGAAGGGTCTGGAGCTGATCAACGCCGGGCGCGAGTTGATCCTCGATCACTTGGCCTGGCGCCTGGAGCAAAACTACAAACCCCGTTCTACTGCGCGATTTCTCTCTGGTGTGCGTGGCTTCTATCGCTATTTGCTGCGGGAAAAGCTGATCGCTGTCGATCCGACCTTGCGCGTCGATATGCCGCAACTGGGTAGGCCGTTGCCTAAATCCTTGTCGGAAGCCGATGTGGAAGCGCTGTTGGCCGCGCCAGACCTGAGCGAAGCTATCGGTCAGCGTGATCGCGCCATGCTTGAGGTGCTTTATGCCTGTGGCTTGCGGGTGACGGAGCTGATCAGCCTGACGCTGGAACAGGTCAACCTGCGCCAGGGCGTGCTACGGGTGATGGGCAAGGGCAGCAAGGAGCGGCTGGTGCCGATGGGCGAGGAGGCGATTGTCTGGGTCGAGCGCTACATGCGCGACGCTCGTGGCGAGTTGCTGGGCGGACGTCCCAGCGATGTGCTGTTCCCCAGCCTTCGCGGCGAACAGATGACCCGCCAGACCTTCTGGCATCGCATCAAGCACCAGGCCAAGGTCGCCGGGATCGGCAAGTCGCTGTCGCCGCATACTCTGCGTCATGCCTTCGCCACGCACCTGCTCAACCACGGTGCCGACCTTCGAGTGGTGCAAATGCTGCTCGGCCACAGCGATCTTTCGACTACCCAGATCTATACTCACGTCGCCCGCGCACGCTTGCAGGACCTGCATGCCAAACATCACCCGCGCGGCTAGCGCAGCTCCTGTAATGGAAATGCTGACCTGTGGTGAGGGGGGTTGTCAGAACGCCGCACCGCCCCGATGGGTTGCGAAGCAGCCCCTCTTTGGCGATCTCTATCCGATATATGGATCGAAGCGTGAGGATTGACGACTGCTGCGCAGCCGAACGGGGGCAAGCCCCCTCGCCACAGGGGCCTTATGTGGTAGGCTTTGCCGGTTTGTACGATGGGCGGTTATGACCCGGTGTTTCGGCACGGGTGTTCTGATCGTCCCATTTGTCCGCCTTCAGGAGTTCTCATGCGTCTGACCCAGATTTTCGCCGCCGCAGCCATTGCGTTGGTCAGCACCTTTGCCGTCGCCGATGACGCGGCCGACAAAGCCATTCGTAAAAGCCTGGAAAACCTCAATCTCGACGTGCCGGTCGAAACCATCACCGCCAGCCCGTTGCCAGGTCTGTACGAAGTCAAACTCAAGGGCAGCCGCGTGCTTTACGCCAGCGCCGACGGCCAGTACGTTGTTCAGGGCTACATGTTCCAGCTCAAGGACGGCAAACCGGTCAACCTGACCGAGAAGACCGAGCGCCTGGGCATTTCCAAACTGATCAACAACATTCCAGTGGCTGAAACCGTGGTCTACCCGGCTATCGGCGAAACCAAGTCGCACATCACTGTCTTCACCGACACTACTTGCCCGTACTGCCATAAGCTGCACGCCGAAGTGCCGGAGCTGAACAAACTGGGTATCGAAGTGCGTTATGTTGCATTCCCGCGCCAGGGCCTTGGCTCGCCGGGTGACGAACAACTGCAAGCGGTGTGGTGTTCCAAGGACAAGAAAGCCGCCATGGACAAAATGGTCGATGGCAAGGAAATCAAGGCCGCCAAGTGCGAGAACCCGGTTTCCAAACAGTTCGCCCTCGGTCAGTCGATTGGCGTGAACGGTACACCGGCCATCGTTTTGGCCGACGGACAGGTCATTCCGGGCTACCAGCCTGCGCCACAAGTCGCCAAACTGGCACTGGGCGCGAAATAATTTCGCATCGTCATGGTCAGCCTTTGACGATCATGGTTCGGCGGCAATATTGTCGGGCCATTAATAGAGAGCCGCGGGTATGCGGCTGTTTTCACGGCCGGCCTTGAGTCGGCCGTTTTATGGGGAGTTCACAGTGAAACCGGTCAAAGTAGGCATCTGTGGGTTAGGGACCGTCGGTGGCGGTACCTTCAACGTACTTCAGCGCAACGCCGAGGAAATTGCTCGTCGTGCCGGGCGTGGAATCGAAGTGGCACAAATTGCCATGCGCACGCCAAAGCCTCAGTTCCAGACGACCGGTATTGCGATTACCAACGATGTGTTCGAAGTGGCCACGAACCCTGAGATCGACATCGTTATAGAGCTGATGGGCGGCTACACCGTTGCCCGCGAGCTGGTACTCAAGGCCATCGAGAATGGCAAGCATGTGGTCACCGCGAACAAGGCACTGATTGCCGTTCACGGTAATGAAATTTTCGCCAAGGCTCGCGAGAAGGGCGTCATCGTGGCGTTCGAAGCGGCCGTGGCCGGCGGCATTCCAGTGATCAAGGCGATCCGTGAAGGTTTGTCCGCCAACCGCATCAACTGGGTAGCCGGGATCATCAACGGCACCGGCAACTTCATCCTCACCGAAATGCGTGAGAAGGGTCGCACCTTCGAAGACGTACTCGCCGAGGCGCAAGCCCTGGGTTACGCCGAAGCCGATCCGACTTTCGACGTCGAAGGCATCGACGCAGCCCACAAGCTGACGATCCTGGCGTCCATCGCGTTCGGCATTCCGCTGCAATTCGATAAGGCTTACACCGAAGGCATCACCAAGCTGACCACCGCTGACGTGAACTACGCCGAAGCGCTGGGCTATCGCATCAAGCACCTGGGCGTGGCGCGCAGCACCGCGGCCGGCATCGAGCTGCGTGTGCACCCGACGCTGATCCCGGCCGATCGCTTGATCGCCAACGTCAACGGCGTGATGAACGCGGTGATGGTCAACGGCGATGCTGCCGGTTCGACCCTGTTCTACGGCGCCGGCGCCGGCATGGAGCCGACGGCTTCGTCGGTGATCGCCGACTTGGTGGACGTGGTTCGCGCCATGACCTCCGACCCGGAAAACCGCGTACCGCACCTGGCCTTCCAGCCGGATTCGCTATCGGCTCATCCGATCCTGCCGATCGAAGCCTGCGAAAGCGCCTACTACCTGCGCATTCAGGCCAAGGACCATCCGGGTGTGTTGGCTCAGGTGGCGAGCATCCTGTCGGAGCGCGGCATCAACATCGAATCGATCATGCAGAAAGAAGTCGAAGAGCATGACGGTCTGGTGCCAATGATCCTGCTGACGCACCGTGTGCTGGAACAGCACATGAACGACGCGATCACCGCCCTGGAAGCCTTGGAAGGCGTGGTCGGCCCGGTCGTACGGATCCGCGTCGAGCACCTGAACTAAGCCGTTATCGTTCACCGGGCTCGCACGCGGGCCCGGCATTGCGAACACTGTCTATTGGAGCCAGTCATGCGTTATATCAGTACCCGCGGCCAGGCACCGGCCCTGAATTTCGAAGACGTCCTGCTGGCCGGTCTCGCCACCGACGGCGGTCTGTACGTCCCGGAAAACCTGCCACGTTTCACCCAGGAAGAAATCGCTTCCTGGGCCGGCCTGCCGTATCACGAGCTGGCCTTCCGGGTGATGCGCCCATTCGTTGGCGGCAGTATTCCGGATGCCGATTTCAAAAAAATTCTTGAAGAAACCTATTCTTCATCAGAGCAGGGCGTGTTTTCCCACAACGCCGTGGCACCACTGCGTCAGCTGAATGGCAACGAATGGGTACTGGAGCTGTTTCACGGCCCGACCCTGGCGTTCAAGGACTTCGCCCTGCAACTGCTGGGGCGTCTGCTCGACTACGTGCTGGAAAAGCGCGGCGAGCGCGTGGTGATTGTTGGCGCTACCTCCGGCGACACCGGTTCGGCGGCGATCGAAGGTTGCAAGCACTG
The Pseudomonas lini DNA segment above includes these coding regions:
- the ltrA gene encoding group II intron reverse transcriptase/maturase, translated to MPPVGVKVSLNTEMQKVLQEKTVTPSPGQYPRMTADSAQVSAASVTWTNAEPDTLMERVLAPVNLRRAYQRVVSNKGAPGADGMTVDDLADYVKQYWPTLKVRLLAGEYHPQGVRAVDIPKPKGGTRQLGIPSVVDRLIQQALLQQLTPIFDPLFSDYSYGFRRGRSAHQAIETARGHVAAGHRWCVELDLEKFFDRVNHDVLMAYVARQIEDKRVLTLIRRYLEAGTMSGGLVSRRQEGTPQGGPLSPLLSNILLNELDRELERRGHRFVRYADDANIYVRSQRAGTRVMAGVERFLNQRLKLTLNREKSHVARPWVCDYLGYGMSWHQQPRLRVATMSLGRLRDRLRDLLRGARGHKMANVIERINPVLRGWAGYFKLSQSKRPLEEIDGWVRRKLRCVVWRQWKRPSTRARNLMRLGLSEARACKSAFNGRGPWWSSGASHMNQALPKKLWDQLGLVSVLDTINRLSRIA
- the secF gene encoding protein translocase subunit SecF — translated: MLRTINFMGVRNFAFGVTLFLTALALFSVATKGMNWGLDFTGGTLIELTYERPADVTKVREQLVTSGYHEAIVQSFGATTDLLVRMPGEDPQLGHQVAEALQKVGGDNPAVVKRVEFVGPQVGEELRDQGGLGMLMALGGILIYLAFRFQWKFAVGAIVSLIHDVIVTIGILSFFQITFDLTVLAAVLAIIGYSLNDTIVVFDRVRENFRVLRKASLIENINISTTQTLLRTMATSISTLLAIAALLFFGGDNLFGFSIALFIGVLAGTYSSIYIANVVLIWLNLSSEDLIPAAAVETEVDDRP
- the xerD gene encoding site-specific tyrosine recombinase XerD; protein product: MPAIDHPLIDQFLDALWLEKGLSDNTRDAYRSDLALFNGWLQEKGLELINAGRELILDHLAWRLEQNYKPRSTARFLSGVRGFYRYLLREKLIAVDPTLRVDMPQLGRPLPKSLSEADVEALLAAPDLSEAIGQRDRAMLEVLYACGLRVTELISLTLEQVNLRQGVLRVMGKGSKERLVPMGEEAIVWVERYMRDARGELLGGRPSDVLFPSLRGEQMTRQTFWHRIKHQAKVAGIGKSLSPHTLRHAFATHLLNHGADLRVVQMLLGHSDLSTTQIYTHVARARLQDLHAKHHPRG
- a CDS encoding glycine zipper 2TM domain-containing protein, with the protein product MNKSMLVGAVLGAVGVTAGGAVATYSLVKKSGPEYAQVLAVEPVKTQIKTPREVCKDVAVTRQAPVKDQHQIAGTVVGALAGGLLGNQIGGGTGKKIATVAGAVGGGYAGNKVQEGMQERDTYTTTQTRCNTVNDISDKVVGYDVRYSLDGKEGKVRMDRDPGNQIPVDKEGKLILGQNEPAQQ
- a CDS encoding homoserine dehydrogenase, coding for MKPVKVGICGLGTVGGGTFNVLQRNAEEIARRAGRGIEVAQIAMRTPKPQFQTTGIAITNDVFEVATNPEIDIVIELMGGYTVARELVLKAIENGKHVVTANKALIAVHGNEIFAKAREKGVIVAFEAAVAGGIPVIKAIREGLSANRINWVAGIINGTGNFILTEMREKGRTFEDVLAEAQALGYAEADPTFDVEGIDAAHKLTILASIAFGIPLQFDKAYTEGITKLTTADVNYAEALGYRIKHLGVARSTAAGIELRVHPTLIPADRLIANVNGVMNAVMVNGDAAGSTLFYGAGAGMEPTASSVIADLVDVVRAMTSDPENRVPHLAFQPDSLSAHPILPIEACESAYYLRIQAKDHPGVLAQVASILSERGINIESIMQKEVEEHDGLVPMILLTHRVLEQHMNDAITALEALEGVVGPVVRIRVEHLN
- the dsbC gene encoding bifunctional protein-disulfide isomerase/oxidoreductase DsbC, whose product is MRLTQIFAAAAIALVSTFAVADDAADKAIRKSLENLNLDVPVETITASPLPGLYEVKLKGSRVLYASADGQYVVQGYMFQLKDGKPVNLTEKTERLGISKLINNIPVAETVVYPAIGETKSHITVFTDTTCPYCHKLHAEVPELNKLGIEVRYVAFPRQGLGSPGDEQLQAVWCSKDKKAAMDKMVDGKEIKAAKCENPVSKQFALGQSIGVNGTPAIVLADGQVIPGYQPAPQVAKLALGAK